ctgaaatcagtgggattgttCTTGATTTATCCCAGAGTAAGTAGGATTTACTTCAGCATTAGACCTAATGTCTTCTTCTGAATGAACATTTCTGGTATCAAATTATCCAGTGGACGACATTTCATCACTTGGGTTTTCTTCCATCCTGGAAAATTCTTTTGATTTTAGTCCATGTTGTAGATTAAAAGTGAAGTGAAGGTGCTTATAGCAAACTATCAATTAATAATTTAAAAGGACAAAACTAAAACCTTCCCACCCCTGTAAATAAATCCTTGCTGTCTAGTTCTATGAACTCTTCAAATTCAAGATAAAGTCAACTTGGGGATCTTTTGCTTGCTCtattttgttaataaaaatactgttttacttttttttaaattatgatttatttgggcataacatAACacagatatacctatctcatagaactggaaaggaccctgaaaggtcattgagtccagccccctgccttcactagcaggaccaagtactgattttgccccagatccctaaatggccccctcaaggattgaactcacaacttggggtttagcaggccaatgctcaaaccactgagctatccctccctcagcccattggtaatgttgatttttttttcaaaacattaTGATATATTACTGAAAGAGAATGATATTGAAATATTAGCCAAGCTAATGTATGCCCTAGTAAAGTTTGGGATCTGGTCCATTTTGGATTTATTAGGTGGTATAGGCAGAGATCAGAGAGGTCCGCTAACTGGACGTGTCTGAGCTCTGCCCATAAAAGAGGGAATTTCACACTGGGGTTAACttgagaaaaaacatttttactaTGATCAGACTACTTGGCCAATCACTTTACtatgtattgtggtagcaccaagGAGCCCTAGTCAAggcccaggaccccagtgtgctaggagctgtacaaacacagagcattaagacagtccctcccccacagagctaaatattttctgtatttatttgATTGCCCTctaccaaaaccaaacaaaacatggtaccaGCCACTATAGAATTCATTCCTCAGCCAGTATAAATCACCAcagtcccactgcagtcaatggagctacgctgatttacatcacctgaggatctggcccaatgttgCCCCAATCAATCCCTGTGACACTGGGTGTGGGGCCAGAGCCAGGTTCTGGAGGTGCagtgagggagggcagggggcactgaGACTTGATGCTTTGGAAAAGTGGAGGTTTCAGCCTGTGATGCTTGGAGATCTCCATCCTTTGCCAAAGGCCAGAAGTCTTGAGCAGAGACATACAGTGTAACCCACTGGTAAATGTGtgctgtgtctctctctgtgcagTGGACATGAGCCTGTTACATCCCACCTCAGGAATGTTGGCTCTTTAGCTGTTGCGTTTAGTCCCGgaagtccctggttcaatccccagtGCATCAGCTATGATAGTGGTGGCTGTCCATACAAAAAGGACCAATCCAAACTGGGTAATTAAGCCTCTCTCACAGTATTAAATAGACACAGATTAACAGTGGGCGGGTGCTTGAATATGAGGTGCTGTCACTCATTTGTCATGACAGGCCCTCGGGCAACTTGTTGATACTCCTCACTGACACCAGGAGGTGCTTATAACTCACTTCTCAGACACAAGGTGACACTCTTCTCCTTTGATGAAGACTGGTGTCTTCCAGTAGGGGGACAGGCAGCTCAAACGCCCACAGGCTCCATCTCCCCACCCTTCTTGGAGTTGGTTCTGAGCCACTCATGCTTTACATTTGTTGCAATGGTCCTGGCTCTCACTGCACCAGTCAAGCAGGTGCAGGGGGCAGATGGCAAACTCCCAGTGCACCTCTGAGCTCCAGGTGAGGAGAGAACTGCCCCAGCAGCCATCtggctgcagggtgaccatacatACCCTGTCCTCCAAAATCATTGGACTTTAAAGACAATAAATATGGGGTTCTTTATATTTACCTTCTAGTTCTTGATTCTCTAGAAAACACGTGGGTCCTGCTTTCCAGCTTTTCTTTGCTACCATGAGGGTAAgaaatgtacttaaaaaaatgaaaactaaaagtCTCACCAAATcccatgactccagaagctggggctttaggaAAAATCACCAAAtatgggcttgtttagtcttaagaaaagaagatggaTGGGGGAcaatataacagttttcaaatatgctaagggctgtAATAAAGAGGacggggatcaattgttctccatgtccaccgaaggtagaacaagaagtaatgggcttaatcagcagcaagggagaattaggttagatattaggaaaaagttttctAACTCTAAAGGCAGTTAAACTCTGgaacacccctccacccccatacaTAGGAGCAGAAAGGAGGCCGCGATCAGCTTGCCCCCTCCACAAAGGCTGCCTGGGCATCAGTTCCTGGAGGGCCCCAAACTGCAAACAATCACAATGCCGCCTGGCAACAGTGGGTTAAAAAGCGCAGAATACTTTGGGAAAACATTGCcgcccaccccctcccgcccctcagccagcctgccagccagccagGTGGTTTGCATCACCACTGCTGCAATTATTGTCTGCCTGCTCCCTGGATTCAGAACGTGGTGGGTCAGGTTTCTTTGCGCAAGACAGTTCATATGTACAGGAATGTTTGTGCTCATGCTGTTAGCCATGGCAAACATAGCCTGGGGCCAGATACTCCCTTGTGCTACTGCCCCTTTGCAGGGCTATGGAGGGGGTTACCCAGAGACACTGGGGCAACCGGTGACACCTAGGACACAGGGGAAACCTACTACTCCATCCACTGCCACCTTTTATTGAGTGACGTTCCCACGGGAGGTGAAATTTGAATGAAACCTCTTTAATGCAGCAGTAAACTTGGTGATGCTTCTTACTGCAGAGGATTGTTATTATATCTATACTATAGCAGCAACCAGAAGTCCCATCATGCTAGGTGCTCTACGTACACACAGtaaaaggcagtccctgccccaaggaacctgcagtctaaacagacaaaggaaggattGGGAGTGAAGCCCAGGGCAACTGAATAACTCCCCCCAGtgactgtggcagagccaggaactgatccCAGATGTCCTGAGCCTTAGCTCAGTGCCTGGACCACTAGATCATTCTCACATTTACTGTGAGTCACAGAAATGACGGTGCCCAGAAAGCACAACTACACTAGCAGCCTCTGCAGAAGGGTCATAGCAGTTCTCCTAACTGCGCTGCCTCCAAATCAGGGGACAGGTAGTTGAAAAGGTCCAAAATCACCCTGCTATGAGCATGAAACCGccaattgaaacaaaacatttccacaaTCTCCACTTTTTTATTTTGGCTCAGTTCAACATTTTTAATTGGTGTCCCCTGAGCAGcaatggtgcctcatgggagttgtagtttgaatgcctcatgcccccattctcttCAATTGGATGGATTCCCTAGCAAGACAACACCTCCCATGACAGAAGGTGGTCACACAACTCCCACAATGCATTGCATCACACCACACTAcaccatgggagatgtagtccagcctggGAGTCCAGCCTATAGAGGCAAATGGGGGCATGAGGTAagcaaactacaattcccatgaggcaaTATGGTAGCTCAGGCAGACATATTAATGTGGAACTGTCCTAAAGTGATACATTTCAATTCTCTTTGACAAACTGGAATATTTTTGTCAGTGTTCAAGCACAAGAAGAAAGTCAGAGCCAAGACAATGCAACATCCGGTCTTTATTTCTTCCTCTCTGTGCACTGTCCTGTCCCATCAAGCACTCCCTGAAAGTAGAATTCACTAGGTTCCTAGAAATTACCCTATACATATGCATGATACCATACTATACAGTCCCCTACTGGGAAACTATCTATCATAACAAGTATGATTCAAAGTTAACtaacccaaaacaaaatatttagtttcaatTTTCCCaatgggaaatttaaaaaaaaccctcagcaaCACTGAAATTTTCCCAtagaaaaatgttgattttgcaCAATCAACTTTTTCtgtatatattgtgacaaagttcctcctctaccttggtgggtcctgcacttattgtgGGTCAACTCcttctgtgtctgatcaggagttgggaggtttggggggaacccaggcccaccctctactccgggttccagcccagggccctgtggatcgcagctgtctatagtgcctcctgtaacagctgcatgacagctacaactccctgggctacttccccatggcctcctcccaacaccttctttatcctcaccacaggaccttcctcctggtgtctgataacactggTACTCCTTAGTCCtgcagcagcacatcctctcactctcagctccttgcacctcttgctcccagctcctctcacacacttcctctcctctggctctccctcctcccttcccccaactggagtgagctcctttttaaacccaggtgccctgattagcctgccttgattggctgcaggtgttctaatcagcctgtcggccttaattggttctagcaggttcctgattactctagtgcagcccctgctctggtcactcagggaacagaaaactactcgcccagtgaccagtatatttgccctctaccagactcctgtaccccactggtttgggtctgtcacaatatataAAACCTCCCAATGTGATGAAAAACTCCTGACCAGGTCTAGGAGCAACCTAGTTAATTTCAAGGAATGGGCTCCAAGCCATTTCAGGTGTGGCCCCAGCCCCTGACCGCTTTCCCAACTGTTGTGGCTTAGCAATCTCATTTTCCTATTTTGACCAATGGCTTTCTCTCCCCTGTTACTGTGCCAAAGATTCATAACAACAAGAGGGGCAATGCCTaactaaggctctgatcctgcaatgggaTAAGTATAGGCAATTCCTTGCACTAGTGCAGATTCCTAGTCAGGACAGCCTGCATGGACCCTttttcagggctgcccggggaggggggcaagtggggcaatttgccccaggcccccacaagagttttccagggcccctggagcagggtccttcactcgctccgggggccccggaaaactctcgtggggccaggacccccggagcttcttcggcGTCAGAGGGTCCTTCCGCccctgaattaccgccgaagcgggacccaccgccgaagtgccgggtctttggcggtaatttggcagcaggggcccccgccgtgggtcttcagggcacttcggcggtgggtcccggagcagaaggaccccccgccgctgaattaccgccgaagcgggggcccccgctgccgaagaccccaggctccctgaatcctctgggcggccctgccctttttgcaggatcagggccttgctgAGTATACAAGGGACGTGTTGAAACCGACAATACACAAAGCAGAGCAAATGGAAAAACCAACAAACCAAGAGATGGGGGCAGAGGTGGAGGGCATGTTTATCTCCATGCTCTCTCGGTTATAGACATCTTGTTCTGCATAGCAGCAATAGGGAAACCTTTTCAAACAAACAGTTCCTGTTGATGTCTGCCCCAGTGCGGATGTGTTCAATTAGTCACACACATGAGACAACATCATCTCTGTGTCACTGACCCTTAGAAGGGGAGATAAAGGGTCAGAGACCAAGATGCGATAAGAAATGACATTAAGTAACCTCATGTAGACACAGGTCAGTATGTCACTGGAGGGGACAGAGATGCCCGGGAAGAGGGTGCTATATATAGAGAAGCCGGAGAGCAGATCTGGGCACCTCTCCACTCATCAGTGGAGTGCAGCATTTCACCCAGCCTTTCTGGAAAGAGAAAACAGTTCCTTTGCTGCCCTTCTGTGAGGGAGGTAACAGACAAGGATGGATGCTGGAGAGGCTGGGATCCTGAGTCTCTTTTTAATCCTCTCCACCATGTGTTTCATGTTTTGGAAAAACAACTGGAAACGAGGCCAGCTCCCTCCAGGACCAGCCCCGTGGTTCCTTCTGGGCAACCTGTGGCAGAAGGACGTTCTGCCCCTGAATCAATCCTACCAGAAGGTAAGGGACTTCCTTGCAGGCTAGTCTCACATTGCTGGCCTTGGGatgcccttggtaagttgttccaaaggCTAGGTACACTCTCAAACGTAGGCCTTAGTTCTCCACCTATCTGTGCTCAGTTGGTTACAACATTCGTTGTTTGTCACAGATCTTCCCCAGCATTCAAAATCCCACCCTTATCTCAGCTTTATGGCTCTTGGAGAGACTGTCAGTGATTTCTTTAGCTGATTAATGGAGCCTTCTCTgtacctctgccccagctcagcaaGAAGTATGGTCCAGTGTTCACCGTCTGGCTTGGCCCAAAACCGGCTGTGGTGCTCTGCGGGTATGAGGCGGTGAGAGACGCTTTGGTGGGTCAGGCTGAAGAATTTGGTGGACGCGCTGCCATTGCCATTCATGAGAGAGTGACGGACGGATACGGTGGGTGTTTGGGTCTCTCCTCTTCTAGGTTATTTTATGGCGCCTGGGATTTATGGTGAAGTCCCTGACTGGAGAGGTCTGAGAAGAGAATGGATGAAAGCCCTAGACAAGAAAGGATGTTCTAGTGGTTAGGGGACTTGCCTGCGCCTTGGAAGATGTGCAGTCAATTTGttgctctgacacagacttcttATGCATtcttgggcgagtcacttagtctctctgtgcctcagttccccatctgtacaatcgggataatagcactgccctgcctcacaggggtgttaggaggataaatacattgaagattgtGAAATGTTCAGCTAACAGGGTAATGGGGACCAAATGCATACCTACAGAAAACAGCAGTCCCCAAGGGTGTGGCATTTCCCCACCCCTTATGCAAGGGCCAAAGAAGAGCTAGTCAAAAAATACCATGCTAAGAAAGTTTTCAGGAGTTGATTTCATTCTGTTCAGCTTGAAATGGTCTTTTTCACAGGTTTTCATAGCATTTTTTTCCACCAGGTTTTCCATAATGAAAAATTTCCataactatttttaataaaaaatgtgaacaattttgttaacCTCAACAATTTTTCACAAAGGAAGCTGCTTTCACTATATGCGGATTCTGGCATGTTACATAGAATCACAGGCCATCTTAAATCAGAGGCATTTATTACATAAAACAGCTACGAACTATAGACCCAAACAAACAGACTTCCACACAGGTTGAGTTCCAGCTTTGTCACCCTAGTTTACCAGGGACAACATCCTGTCTGGAATTTTGTACAGCACACCCTACAGACATCACTGGCTGAATGATATGGTGCCCATAGTTAATTTTCCAGAAGTTCTGGACTCTTTGTCTTTAGTAACCTGCTGTGGGTTTTGACAGTCAAACGATAGATTTTTAACTGCATCTTTCAGGGCTCGTCACTGGCACTGAGAAGAAATGGAGAGAGCTCCGCAGGTTCACAATCGCTACACTGCGGGATTTTGGGATGGGGAAGAAGACAATGGCACAgcgggtgcaggaggaggctcagtaTTTGGTGGAGGCGGTGGCAGACATGGAAGGTAATTTGAACCCTATTCATTTCAATGTGCTGATACAAATAGAAGATACAGAATAGCCTTGTTGTCTCAAGAAGCAACTCATATAAGTAAATGGGAGAGATCTTTATAGGAACAGGGACCTCGCCCTTATCTTAAATGATTAAGGGCCTGCTGGAAAGCCCTTtggaatcaatggaaagactccagtgCTCTGATCCAAGCTTTTGGGCCCAGCCCCTCCAAGCTACTGAGGAGACTAACTCCTATTTAaactcctaaatacctttgaggacctgaGCCTTAgcatccctcccttccttcctgacGACCTGCTTCTGTAAAATAGTCAGTGCATCACTGAGCCTGGATGCAGACAGAGTAGCACAAATGCACACAGCACAGTTATTGAGGGAGAGCCTGGGGATGGACCCTATAGCTTTTGCCACAAATCGGGTTGATATTGGGTAACTCTCATAGAAAGGTTCactgcaaaagggaaaaaaaatctgaagctaAATTTCACAAGGCGACAGCTGTTAGAATAACACATTTcactctgagtcccagcccctgATTGCACTTTCACCTAAAGGGCTAGGAACGGTGAGGATCCCACACAGTGTTCCTAGGCTCCATTGGATGATGTGTTTTTCCACATCCAAAGAGCAAACTGATACTTTTATCCAGAATGATCTTTAGTTTGGGTGCTCCCTTAATCTAAAATGAGAGAGAACAAAAATGTAGTGtctccctgagagagagagagagagagagagagagagagcacagtatATGCATCTCCTTTGACAATCTGCACTGAGCTCTGAGAACAAAAATGGTGGCAGAGCTCTCCACAGAGGGAAAGAACGTAGAAATGTACAGCACAAATAAAAACAGAAGAGTTACATAGCTAAATATGCCACGTGATGGGCTGTAATGGGTAGGTGAATGGGTTCCATCCTTCCTCCCCGCTACAAGAAGCACAAAGACAAAGCAGGTTTTCTGTGAAGATCCAGAGGTGAGAAATGGGTCTCCTAGACGCTAGCAAAGGAGAGGAAGCCTTCTGGACCCCAAGCTCAGAAGATTATGGGTGGGGTATTTATTGGGCATTTCTACAGAAAGGGTAGGAGATCTCTGTGCCCCTTCTCAGTCTTCCCATGCAGGTaggtgtggatggggtcagggagcTGAGTGAATCATTGAACCTTTCTCTGGATGGTGACTGGGCGGGACTCTTTATCTCGGTGGTTTTTAGATGAAAAGGATTCCATCCTGGGGTTAATTGCAGTGATGGGCAAGACGGGCATTTTGTTTACAGGGGCAGGGAGGAACTTGACTGCGAACAAACCAGAGATGCATGTTGCATTTGACTCCATTTGTTGTGCTCTCCCTTACCTCCATGGATGCCGCAGGTGAGGTGTTCGATCCCATAACCAGCGTCAGGCACGCTGTTTCTAACGTGGTTTGCGCCGTTGTCTTTGGGAGTCGTTTCAGCTACAAAGATGAGGCCTTTCTGGAGCTGTTGGGCATGATGGGGAACTACAGCCATTATTTCCTCTCTCCCTTTGCACAGGTATGTACCAGCGCCTCCCCTCTGAGCCCATTTGGTACTTCCCATCTGAGCCCATGGGGTATTTCTCCTCTGAGCCCGTGGGGCGCCTCTCCATTCTGATACACCTCCCCATTCAGTTCAAAGGGAAGGCAGTGGAAAAACTCTCCTTaacatcagtggcagctggaCGGATCCAAAGCCTTCTGCAGTTAATGGAGAAACTCACTGACTTCAagagctttggatcagccccccagggccagcgcaacccattaggtgacctaggcggttgcctagggcgctaacatttagGGGGCGGCAACCGCGGTGGTTAgctcttcggccgccccggtcgttgacggtatttcgggggcgggaccttccgctgcctagggcgccaaaaaagctggcggcgctcctgcaGACCCCTGAGCCCTGATACAGGGAAGCAACCCTCTTCAGTGCACGTGCTTCAGTGGTGCCCTGAATGAGGGCCATGAAGAGCATTTTCCCACTTCCAGCCCTGCTGTGCATCAGCTGGCCCTGTGCAGTCCCAGGCCAAAATCTTCCAAAGTGGCCATTGAGTTTTATGGGGCCTCCATTTTTACTGGCCACTTCTGGAAACGCAGCTGTCAAAGGTGTGGCTGACTGGAGTGAGGTGTTGTCACCCATGGATCAGGGCTGGAACCACATGTGACTACCCATGTGAGAAAAATCATCAAGCCCTGCCACCACAtggtggggggccggggggatgAGAGAGGTGCACCCACAATCTCAGAACAGCCCTATCCCATCTCCTGTTCCCAGGTGTACAACACCTTTCCTGGCATCATGCGTTACCTGCCGGGACCACACAACAAGGTCTTCAATGAAAGTGAGAAGTTGAAGAACTTCATCCGAAAAAGGATTGACTCTCACAAGCAGACCCTGGAGCCAAGCTGTCCCCGGGACTACATTGACTGTTTCCTTATCAAGGCAGAGAAGGTACAGCAGGGCCTGAATGCCTTGGGGCTACTTCTAACTCTAATGACAGTGGCAAGAAGGGACCCCATTCAATGAGCGTGTATTAAATTGCATTCAGAGCTAGGTACTGACTGATCAGCATGTTACCGATTAATAGATGACAGGGACATCATAATCCCAGCCTGGCCCCATATCTCCAGCTCAGCTGGTAAACTGAGGCTGGGTGCTAGAGTAATAGCAGACTCCCAATCAAGGGCTTTGCTATGAGACTGGCTAAGTCTTAGCTAAGCGGCATCTTGGCCTAGCAGCTAAATCTGGGACTTAGATgaacctgggttctcttcctctctctgacacTGACTGCCTGTGAGACCTTGGGAAATTCACTCTCCTGCTGCTTGTTATTCTGTAAAATGTCAGTAATAATTCCTACCCCCAGGCTCATGGTGAGGCTTAGCTGCCATTCCCAAAGCACTTTGTGATCCTAAGACAGAAGTTGCTACTCGCGAGCTAAGTGACCCGTGTATTTTATAGAACTATCTGGGGAGGTGGATGCTGCTCAGGGCTATGAAACGCGAGGCGAATCCCAAGGCATGCCAGAATCCAGCAAAGCTGCTGTTCACAATCAGATGAACCCCTGTCTTCACTGCCTAGAGCTCTGGATGGGAACCAAATGCCCATCGCAAGCAGGCTGTGCAGCCTGGGGATGATTTTACAGCTGTCACTTTCCTTAAATCCACCAACCCACCCCTCTATCCATTTCCAGGGAAAGAGCATGTCAGGGGATGTATTCAGCGATGAAAACCTGCTCATGGCAGTGTTTGACCTCTTTGGTGCTGGGACAGTGAGCACTGCCAATAGCCTGTTGTTCTTCCTCTTGGTGATGGCAAAGTTCCCACAAATTCAAGGTACAAAGAACGgaggtggggaggaggcgggTTCTTTTCAGTGGCTTTAAGCCATGATGCAGCAAGGGGACTGATTCAGATTCTCTCCCTCTGAGTGTGCTCAGCTGAAGTGCCCTATAAGAACAGACTAGTAGGTCCTCTTCAGCACTGCCCCTGTGCTGTGAGGGGCTTGTGCAGAGatctttgctggatcaggcccatcacacacacacacacacggacggaTGGTCAGGGTACTGTACAGGGTCTAGTGGTCGCAGTTCACCCTTCTCTCTTCGCACCCTGCCTGAGCAGGATACACTGACTGAGCCGGGGTGGGTGCCCATGGCATGCTCCGCAATATGTGGCTACCAGGTGCCAGGCTAACCAGACAGAGGCTGAACCAGAGCTCTGCGTTTCCTGGTGCCTGTTCGGGAACGTCTCTGCACTGCAATCGGAGGTGCTTGCAGCCCAGGCTGGCATACCCACACTAGTTTTAACCTCATTAGTgcggctaaaaatagcagtgaggacacagcagcatgggctagcaacATGAGCACGGACCCAGGGGTGTTTGGacagcccatgctgctgcatCTTCTTTGCCATTTTTAGCTAGTGTGGGTAGGCCTACACAGCTGCCATCTCACCTCCGGCTGCCGTGTAGACGTAAAACCAGGCCTTTCACTCCAGTTAGGCTGCTCTGTGTTTAATCTCCAAGCTCCCTCACAGCAAAGGCAAGGGGGGGTCAGTGCAGCAACTTCTAATCCTTTGCAGCCAAGGTCCAGCAGGAGATTGAGAAGGTGGTGGGGGCGACCCGTGCCCCCGGCATAGAGGACCGGATGAGGATGCCGTACACCAACGCAGTGATCCATGAGCTGCAGCGCAGCCAGAAAGGGCAGACTGAGAACTTCCCCCGGGCAGTGACTCGGCGCACAGAGTTCCGGGGCTACACCATCCCCCAGGTGCAGTAACTCCTCGGGACGCtctcaggggaggggtggagggcgAGCCCTGGACTGGAGcttcatcccccccacacccccaaattGTTTGCTTGTTTGAAAAGGTCCTGGCTCTTTCTCAGTCTCTGGCAGTACCACACTTTTCAGCACAGCGGGCAAAGGCTTGTGACTCTTGCAACTGATGCCGCTCCTAGTTTGTGGCGAGTGTGATTCCACCTGCTTTGGGTTCTGATGATCTGAACTCACCTCTCCCCATGAGCCATGCTGCTGCAAGCCAGAGCAGCACAGGTGCTCCAGCCAGGCCTGCCTTTCTCCccatggcagggagctgctagacTGACAGCCTGTGTGATGCTGGAATGTGCTCCCCCCTTGAtctcctggctggagcctctggccaTGCCGTAAAGCCCATCTGTTTCCCAAGCATGTGGagtgcaggggggctgcaggcctGGGCTCATGTGACTTTCCTGTGTCCAGGTGAGCGGGGCAGCCCTGTCTGTTGATCTCTAAGGGGTCAGATCCTGAGCTTAGCATGGGCACCTCTTGGGGTTTTTATAAATCTAAAATAATTCCTGGCCTGGTCTCAATTTCCTGCGACACAGCTTGGCTCCAAGCCCGCCCTGTGCAGGGGGGCTGCACAACAGCAAAGATCCACTTAAGCCTTCCCTGAATGGGACGTCAGTGGTTACTTGCTTTGGCCCCTTTGCAGACTGATTAGTTACCTTCTGTGCACAACCAGACTTCCCAGCTGTCTCCACTGCAGGCTGCTTCTCTGCTGCTGATCAAGCTGATCCATTACCGTATTTAATGTCTGCTtttcctgtctccttctgtccttTATCACAGGGCACAACTGTTATTCCAATGTTCAAGTCTGTGCATTCAGACCCAAAGCACTGGGAGACTCCAGGAGAGTTTGACCCAGGTCATTTCTTGGACGAGAAGGGGGAATTTAGGCCAAACGAGGcctttatgcctttctctgcaggtAAAGACTGGGATTTACAAAGGTCTCTGGCTGCTTTTTGCTGTACAATGA
The sequence above is a segment of the Mauremys mutica isolate MM-2020 ecotype Southern chromosome 12, ASM2049712v1, whole genome shotgun sequence genome. Coding sequences within it:
- the LOC123346290 gene encoding cytochrome P450 2C5-like yields the protein MDAGEAGILSLFLILSTMCFMFWKNNWKRGQLPPGPAPWFLLGNLWQKDVLPLNQSYQKLSKKYGPVFTVWLGPKPAVVLCGYEAVRDALVGQAEEFGGRAAIAIHERVTDGYGLVTGTEKKWRELRRFTIATLRDFGMGKKTMAQRVQEEAQYLVEAVADMEGEVFDPITSVRHAVSNVVCAVVFGSRFSYKDEAFLELLGMMGNYSHYFLSPFAQVYNTFPGIMRYLPGPHNKVFNESEKLKNFIRKRIDSHKQTLEPSCPRDYIDCFLIKAEKGKSMSGDVFSDENLLMAVFDLFGAGTVSTANSLLFFLLVMAKFPQIQAKVQQEIEKVVGATRAPGIEDRMRMPYTNAVIHELQRSQKGQTENFPRAVTRRTEFRGYTIPQGTTVIPMFKSVHSDPKHWETPGEFDPGHFLDEKGEFRPNEAFMPFSAGKRMCPGEGLARMELFLFFSTLLQNFTFKLVTDPKEMDILSLWVDYQNKGPYSKFQVIRR